A window from Ornithorhynchus anatinus isolate Pmale09 chromosome X4, mOrnAna1.pri.v4, whole genome shotgun sequence encodes these proteins:
- the M6PR gene encoding cation-dependent mannose-6-phosphate receptor — MVPSRSPQRVNRLPPPLPPPLLLLLLLATAVRDSWQAGEKTCDLLGEGDRESEKERALLEKLAPLYDLSFESSVGQDSEAYTYKFRVCREAGNGTSGAGLVQVDKKQKETVVGRINETHIFNGSDWIILSYKGGDMYDRHCGREKRRAIVMISCNRNMLGGNFVPVSEERGKVNECFYLFEMDSSLACPPEDTHLSVGSVLLITLASLVAVYIIGGFLYQRLVVGAKGLEQFPHFAFWQDLGNLVADGCDFVCRSKPRSGPATYRGVGDEQLGEEPEERDDHLLPM, encoded by the exons ATGGTCCCCTCTCGCAGCCCCCAGCGGGTCAACAGGCTCCCGCCGCCtttgccgccgccgctgctgctgctattgctcCTGGCCACGGCCGTGCGGGACTCCTGGCAGGCCGGGGAGAAGACGTGCGACCTGCTGGGAGAGGGGGACCGAGAGTCGGAGAAGGAGCGGGCCCTGCTGGAGAAGCTGGCGCCGCTCTACGACCTCAG cTTTGAGAGCAGCGTGGGTCAGGATTCAGAAGCCTACACCTACAAGTTCAGGGTATGCCGGGAAGCCGGCAACGGCACGTCGGGAGCCGGCCTGGTGCAGGTCGACAAGAAGCAGAAGGAGACCGTGGTGGGCAGGATCAATGAGACACACATCTTCAATGGAA GTGACTGGATCATACTGTCCTATAAGGGGGGAGATATGTACGACAGAcactgtggcagagagaagcgaagagcCATCGTCATGATTTCCTGCAACCGGAATATGCTGGGG GGCAACTTTGTCCCCGTGTCCGAAGAGCGGGGAAAAGTCAACGAATGTTTCTACCTCTTCGAGATGGACAGCAGCCTGGCCTGCCCTCCTGAGGACACCCACCTCAGCGTCGGTTCCGTCCTGCTCATCAC GTTGGCTTCTCTGGTCGCCGTCTACATCATCGGCGGTTTTTTGTACCAGCGGCTTGTGGTCGGGGCTAAAGGCCTGGAGCAGTTCCCTCACTTTGCTTTCTGGCAGGATCTGGGAAACTTGGTGGCG GACGGCTGCGACTTCGTGTGCCGGTCCAaaccccgctcgggcccggccaCCTACCGGGGCGTGGGCGACGAGCAGCTGGGCGAGGAACCGGAGGAACGCGACGACCACCTGCTGCCCATGTGA